A DNA window from Leptolyngbya subtilissima AS-A7 contains the following coding sequences:
- a CDS encoding alpha-D-ribose 1-methylphosphonate 5-phosphate C-P-lyase PhnJ, with amino-acid sequence MPLSPQLPSPANLPEPGFNFAYLDEQTKRSIRRAALKAVAIPGHQIPFSSREMPMSYGWGTGGIQVTASVIGQTDTLKVIDQGADDTTNAVNIRRFFRKVCGINTTERTEEATLIQTRHRIPETPLREGQIMVYQVPMPEPLYFIEPSRTEANKMHALEEYGPMYVRLYEDITRFGHIAMAYDYPVMVNDRYLMKPSPIPRFDNPKLHMNPAIQLFGAGREKRIYALPPYTKVKSLDFEDHPFTVETWDQPCEFCGATDTYLDEVVTDDQGSRLWICSDTDYCNQRQQNNHLSAPTLS; translated from the coding sequence ATGCCCCTTTCGCCCCAGTTGCCTAGCCCCGCAAATCTGCCCGAACCTGGCTTTAACTTCGCCTACCTAGACGAACAGACCAAGCGCTCCATCCGTCGCGCCGCCCTCAAGGCGGTGGCTATTCCGGGGCATCAGATTCCCTTTAGCTCCCGTGAAATGCCCATGTCCTACGGCTGGGGAACTGGGGGGATTCAGGTAACTGCCTCAGTAATTGGCCAGACCGACACCCTGAAGGTGATTGATCAGGGCGCTGACGATACTACCAACGCCGTCAATATTCGTCGGTTCTTTCGTAAGGTCTGCGGCATTAACACCACCGAACGAACCGAGGAAGCCACGCTGATTCAAACTCGCCACCGGATTCCTGAAACACCTCTGCGGGAGGGGCAGATCATGGTCTATCAGGTGCCCATGCCAGAGCCGCTGTACTTTATTGAGCCCTCTCGTACCGAAGCCAATAAAATGCACGCGCTGGAAGAATATGGCCCCATGTATGTGCGGCTGTACGAAGATATCACCCGCTTTGGCCACATTGCCATGGCCTACGACTATCCGGTGATGGTGAACGATCGCTACTTGATGAAGCCCAGCCCGATTCCCCGGTTTGATAACCCTAAGCTGCACATGAATCCCGCTATACAGCTATTTGGTGCCGGACGAGAAAAGCGGATCTATGCCCTTCCTCCCTACACCAAGGTGAAAAGCCTTGACTTTGAGGATCACCCCTTCACCGTTGAAACCTGGGATCAACCCTGCGAATTTTGCGGCGCGACGGACACCTATCTAGATGAGGTGGTCACCGATGACCAGGGCAGTCGCCTGTGGATTTGCTCTGATACGGACTACTGCAATCAGCGTCAGCAAAATAATC